The nucleotide sequence TCCTCATTGCGAACAAGATTGATCGAAAGAAAGGAAACATAGGCACCTTCGGTGTCGTATAGTCCAAAGCCGGAATAGCGGCACTCACCAGCTACCTCAATGATTTCAATGCCGAGTGTCAGAACAGCGCGACCGGGATTTGTCGCAGGGTCCTTCCCATAAGCATGGTGCGCCGAAGTGATGGCGGCATAGACTGCTATAGCTACTGAAAGCGGGCGCATCCGAAGCCTCAAAGTTCAAAGGGGTAAGACCAAATTAAGGTAAGCGCCAAGCCCCGTTCGTGTCAAAACTCTAGGGTATGGGGCCATTCATTCGGTCGGGGATGGCCTTAAGCTACGGCTTCGAACCCGGCATTGAGATAGGTGCGGGTTTCCATGTCATTGAACCCAAATATCTCGATGAGCACGGCAATGCACGGCTACGTCTGTGCGAAAGGCATATCCATTTTCTTTCGAATCCCTAAGCACCCATCACCGATCTATGCTAGGTGTTTACAAAAGGAGGAAATCTGCGATGCGGCTTAGAGCTCTTATCTCAGCATCAACGATTGCGCTTTGCGCACAGCCGACCCTCGCGGCCATCGTAGGGGAATGTGAAGGCAGCCTGGTCAGTCATATCCTTCAAAATGTGGACGACAGTGCCTATGAGAAGTTTGCAAATGGGGCAATCCGGGTTGCAGACCTTCACGTGGATGCAAACCTGGCCAGCAACGTCGTCGTCGTAGTTTGGCACCCTCGCCTAAGCGACTTGCAAGGCGCCGGGTACTACCAGGCCTGCTCAGTGGTCTATAGTTCAAAAACGGAGTCGCCGTATTTCGGGCAGGTAAAGTTGAGAAACGCCGAGGTGGATTACGATCCAATTGATGGTCTGAAACTGTCAATCTCAACTCAGTATCACTTTTGGAACCGTGACAGTGAGGACGGTGCTTTGGTTCTCACAATAAATCAAAAAGCCGGCTATGTGGAAGCGGTAGAAAAATGACCTGGAAGACGACGATCCGAGACGCGTGATCGAAAACTGGAGGAACTTAGGATGAAATGGACAACGCGATGTTTACTCTCTTTTGTGGGCGTGACCATAGCAATCAGTTCACAGGCATCCGCGGAAATCTGGTCCATTCACACACGATCGAACAACATCCATTGTACATTGGGTGATCAGCCCGGGAAGACCGAAATGTGGTGTGTCTTGTTTCGCATATCGGGCCCACCGGCGCTGCCCAAACCCGACGATTGCAGCGCCACGTGGGGCCACGGTTACTTTATCTCTGATCGCGGATCGGTTGAAATGACTTGTATGGAAAAGCCGACCAACGATGGTTGGAGAGGAACATCCAAATTCGAAAAGAACAAGCCGACAGAGTTGGGCGGGGTCACATGCACAGCAACGCGCAGCAAACTGAGCTGCATGAACCTTGATGGTCACGGCTTCAGTTTGTCGCGCAGATCGCAATCCGTGTTCTAGGTGAAGAAATGCTCCGAATATCGGTACGAAATGCTTGGACAGTACACCGATGACCATCTTGGCCCTCCACGAGTTCACTGAACTTCAGAGGACCCCAAATAATGATCCGTTCTTCCAGTTGTACATTTTTCCTACTTTCTGCTGGCGCATTGGCTGCGCAAGATCTCTCCCATATGCGACTTCCCGACGAATTCAGGGCCACAGCCAATGCAGTCAACGGTCAACGCGTGCTGGCGAAAAACTATCTGGAGCGGGGTGACAGCAAAGCCGTTGCTATCAATCGTGACGGATCCTATGACTTTGCCTTGGGCGCGCAAAACGACGGCTTAGCCAAGCAAGTTGCATTCGAGACGTGCTAAAAGCAAGCTAGAGCCGAGGGAAGTTGCTTCCTTCATGCATCTGGGATTAGCGTCATATTTAGTGAAAATACAGACATCTTTCCGGATCAATAGCGACCATGCGGCCAGAACCGGCTCTGTTGATTGCGAAGGTACCGGAGGTGGCCGCGATGAAACTGGAGAACCAAAATGCCCCGATTTGGAAACTGCATTGCAACGTTGTCTTTCGCACTAGTCTCGGCGTCTGCCCAGGTCCAGGCGCAAGGCACTTGCCCTGGGACGACACCTGCGCCGGATAACTGCCTTATTGGCAACTGGATCGGGACAAACTCGATGCTCGACCGGATGCAGGACCTAATAGCCTCCATGCCAAGCAGTGTTGCCGAGAATGTACCAGTGCCAACCTTGCCGGCCTCTCTCGGGATCACGATCCAAGCTGATGGTTGGTACAGCACTCTGCCGCTGCATCAGAGTGTTGCCTACGAAAGCATCATCGACGACACGAGCCACCTGGTCGAATTGGACTTGTCAGTTGCAACTCACACAGGTCGGATTTGGACTGAGGGCTCCCAAATGTTGTTTTGCACCGATCCATCCTCCGGAAACCTTCATGTTGAGGCAACGGGGACCGATGGCACGCGGACCGCAGATGTGCCTCTCATAGACGGCCCGCCGCCATGGTTCGCGCCTGACATCAACTACAGTTGCTCCGGCACCAACTTGTCATTTACAGTTTTCCTGCCGGATCCAATCGGAGATATCCAATATTGGCTTTCGAGAGTTCCGGCAGACAGGTTTGCCGAGGAATTTCGGCGCACACTTCCCGGGGAGTGAATTGCGCAAGTCTCACCAGCCAACTACGGCGATTGCCCTCTGATCCGTCTCAAAAGCGTACAATCATTTGTAGCGCAAGCATCAGACACTTTGGGCTACAAACAACATTCGTGCGTTTCTCAGCGAGAAGATCGGGATTCTCAGGCCTTTGTGGCGCAACGACCCAATGCTGCCGTCCGCCAGACCAAGTAGATGCTGCGATTATCGCACGCGTTGCTGACATCCGCCTCAACCGCAAAGTCAAGTCATTGGCATTCTCAATCGAACGGCTCTTTGCGCTATCTTGGCCTCTTAGTAAAAGCCACGATCGCAGCTCCCACAGTTTACTTCGCTGCACCAATTCCCGCACGGCGACCAAACACGGCGCCTGACGTCAGCCCTGAGCCGCCGGGATAGCCGTTGTAGAAGACGCCGCCGACAAGCTCACCACACGCAAATAGCCCGGGGATTGGGATGCCCCCGCTCGACATTACTGCGCCATCCCCGCCGACCTTCAACCCCCCATAGGTGAACGTAATTCCTCCTGTCACTGGGTAAGCACGGAAGGGAGGGCTATCCAGCTTTTGCGCCCAATTGCTTTTTGCAAGGGCAAGACCATCCGTGCCTTTCCCGTCCAAAACAGTCGGATCAAATGGGATGTCAGATCGAACAGCTTTGTTAAATTCGTCCAGCGTTTGCGCCGCAGCCTCTTGGTCCACCCCCTCAAGCTTGGCGATCAACGCGGGCAACGTATCCGCCTCCACGAAGTGAGCGTCTTGGAACGTATATTCGTCATAGAGCAAATCAAAAACCTTCGCGTCGAATATCTGCCACGCGAAGTGCTCCGGCTGGTCCATGATCGCCGCCCCGAACTGCGCGTAGGTGTAATTTCGGAAGTTGATACCCTCATCCACAAACCGCTCACCCTTGGCGTTCACCATCACTCCGAGGAAGTAGCAGATTTTGCGGTACTTCTTGCGTTCACCGGCGGGCAAATCCAGATTTCCGAAATCCTTCATATGCAGGTCCATCGGCGTCGCGTGACATCCAGAAAAAAGACCGTATTCCTGCGCGCCCAGAGCCTGAGCCATGACCAGCCCGTCGCCGGTGTTATGCGGCGTGCCACGCACCTTGGCCTTGTCCCAATTAGGTCCGATATGCTTCTTACGGAGACTGTCGCTGGCCTCGAAACCGCCACAGGCGAGGATCACGGCGTCAGTTTCTAGCGTCTCACCAAGGCTGGTCTTTACACCCTTCACGGTGCCGTTTTGGTGAAGTAGCCCGGTCACCGCGCATCTATATCTGATCTCTCCACCCAGCCGGTTGAATGCCGCAAGCTCTTGGTCGAACAGCCCAACGCCCTCATCGTCCGAGGCCAGCGTCAGCCCACCCCAAAACACATGGCGGCCGTCTTTTTCGAAACTCTGGCGGGAATAGATCGGTTGAAATTTCACATCATGCGACGCCAGCCACTTCACTGTGTCATAGCTTTCCGAGACGAGCGTCTCCTGCTCCTCGCTCAGTGGACGACCGTCGTTGAAGCCCAGCAGATCGGCGCCGAATTTCTCTTGGGTGTAACTGCCAAAGTCGGTCTGAGGCAGCCTCGGGTCATCCGGGTCTTTCAGCAGCGGCATCAGCTCGTCACCAGAATTGTAGGCAAAGCGCATGGCTCCTGCAGTATACTTAGTGTTGCCGCCCGACATCGCCTCGTCGGCTTTCTCAAGCATCAAGACGGACGCCCCCTGCTCCAGCGCGGCGATCCCCGCGCTCAAAGCCGCGTTGCCTGATCCGGCAATTATGACGCGCTTCATGTTGGTTTCTTTCTTATGTCCGGGTTGATCATGTGTATCGGCGCGCCTTCGGCAAACGCGTTAACCTGATCGAAGATGTCGGAGAATTGCAGGTCGAACTCGTCTTCAGTGACGTAGCCGATATGTGGCGTGGGCAGGACATTCGGGTGGGTCAACAGCGGGTGCGATGTGTCCGTCAGAGGTTCTTGCTCGAACACATCGACAGCCGCGAAAATCCGGTTCCGTGCGATCTCCGCCTCCAGCGCGCCTTCCACGACCAGCCCCGACCGCGACGTGTTCACAAACAAAGCGCGGGACGGCATGGCGGCCAAATCATCCGCGGTGATGCAGCCACGCGTCGCGGGTTTCAAACGCACATGCACACTGACAATATCTGACGTTTCAAAGAACGCCTGACGAGAGGGGGCAACGGTTTCGCCATCGGCCTCGGCCCGTGCCCTGCCCTCGTCCGACGACCACCATTGCACCTGCATCCCTATCGCCTTGGCATATGCCGCAACCGCCTTGGCAATCCGGCCATAGCCGTACAGCCCTAACGTCCTGCCGCGCAAAGTACGACCTACGCCCGCCTGCCAATCCCCATTGCGGATGGATGCAACCTGTTCAGGGATTTGACGATAGCTCGCGAAGATCAGCGCCAAGGTGTGTTCGGCGGCGGCATAGGATGGCGTATCGGAATGCATGTTCGAGCACAGAAGCACCCCGTGATCTGAGCACGCCGCAACATCAATATGCGGGTATACGCTGCGTTGGGAGATCATTTTCAGATTGGGCAATTGGGAGAGCAGATCAACCCCTATCTTCGTCCGTTCACGGAACAGAACCAGCGCCTCGGCATTTACTACCCGTTTGGCTAATAAGGCCGGATCCGGTTCATGGTCCGTCCAGACGGTGACCTCATGGGCCGCCAGCTTCTCAAAGCATGGCAGCCCGCGCAGGGTGTCGAACCAATCATCCAGAATATGGACTTTCATCTACTCTCGATCCCGGCGGTCGGCACCGGCGTGCGGGGCGTCGGGACGAACACTGCCTCTTCAAGCGAGCGCAGCGCGCCGGAGATCCTCTGCCGCTCGGCCAGCAAGCTGTTGAACTGGACGTCACAGCCGGCAATCGGCGCGGGGTAGCTGGTGATTTCACGCTGTATCAACCGCTGCGCCATCGTCAGCTCGGCCCGCGCAGCAACCATGCGGTCTTCAAAACTATCGGTCATTGGCATCTCCTCACTCAATTGTATACCGTAGTATACCATTTTCCCATGAAGTCAATTTCCATGCCATACGTCGGCGGGAACGAAGACCTCCCCTGCCGCAATTTTCCGTGCCGTGCGCACCAGCCCAGCGGAGCGCACCTCAAACCCCGACGTCGTGTTAGCGAAGTCAACAACCACATCGATGGTCCCCGATGCATGTTCCAGCACCAGATGCGCGGGCGTCTCGTTCGGGATCGCCACATCCGCCACTGTGCCAGGCGTTAGAACGCAGGAGGCCAAACATTGCGCCCCGGTGACGGCCATCGTAGGGTGGCATTTCCACGGCATGAAATACCGCACCGCCACAGTACCGCCCAGCGTCGGAGGGGCAACCAGTCCGAATTTGGGCGTGACGGATTTGGACACGTCCCCAATCCCCATCATCACTCCGGCCTTAAGCCGGACAGCCTCCATTCGCGCGAAAAAATCGCGGTTGTCGTCCAGCTCCGCCGCCGTCTCATAGCCCGTCAGCCCGAAGCTTGCCGCCGTAGCAATCACCATCGGCATCGCGACATCCATGCAGGTGACCTCGATCCCGTCGATCACATCGACCAGATTGCCTGTTGGAAGAAACGCCCCCGTGACACCGCCCACCGTTTCCATGAATTGCAATGCCACCGGCGCGGAGGTGCCGGGCACGCCATCTATCGCCGCCTCGCCTGCATAGCTGACCACCCCGCCCGGCGTCTGCACAATTGCGGCCACCTTGGCCCCAGTGTTGACCGCGCGGATGTTGACCGGTGTTTCGCCATCCTGGGCCTCGATGAGCCCCATTTCGATGGCTGCGGGTCCGACACCCGATAGGATATTGCCACAGGTGGGTTTGAAATCGACCAAGCGGTCCTCCACGCTGACCTGCGCGAAGAAATAGTCAATGTCGGCCCATGGGTCTTCGGATTTGGACAGCATCGCGACCTTGGTGGTCACCGCCGCCCCGCCGCCTATGCCGTCGATATTGAGCGGGTGTCCGGAGCCAATGATCGTCAGCAGCACCTCCGCAAGGGTGTCAAGGTCCCCGGGCAAGTCCGCACGGTTCAGATACGGGCCCCGCGAGGTGCCGCCGCGCATGAAGAGATATGGAATTGCGGTTTGAGACATCGGCCTCTCCTCAGCCCAACGGCCATGGCAGGTCTGCGTATTCCTGCAGCAGCCCGGGCGGGAAATCGCGATTTAGCAGGCCCGCCATAACGCACATGAAGACGATGCCGCAGGCGGTGTAGATCGCGGCGGCAAGGTTGCCGAGCGCCGCGCGGGTTTTCAGGAAAGCAAAGAGAAACAGCCCCAAAGCGAGAATGAAGCCCAGCAAAGACGTCAAGATCAGCAGCCCTGCAAACCACGCCAATGTTGGCCAAAGCCCATGCGTCGCCTCCGCATCCTCGCCGTTCTTTTCGCGGTCAGCAAAGATCGTGTCTGTCTCAGGTTTCAGCATCATGCGGATCAGTAGCACCAAACATCCAACCAGACAGCCCCCCGCCACAAACATCGGGAAGGTCCGGTCACGGCTGAATGACGGAATCGAGGCCGCGTCGTAGAACGCATAGCCAATGTAGCCCGTCAGACAGAGCAGAAACACTAGCGGCGCGCGCTTGCTGCCGGACTGCACGTCGCCCTCGGCCATGATGTTCTTGGCCTGTCGCAAGCCCAAGACCACGGAGATTACGGTGATGACGATCAGCACAATCACGATGGGGGAGAAGATGTAATCCAGCCCCTCTTCAACGCCTTTGCGGAACCTCGATTGGGCGATCTGCAGCGCTTGGTTGGCATATGTCTCGGCGGGGTTGGACAGCACAAACCCGATCAGGAAGGCCGGCCGCGACCAGTCAAAGCGGCGCATCAAGATGCCGAGGAACCCGATCGCAAACAGTGCCACCAGATCCATCAGGTTTTGCCCAGATTGGAACGCCGCGAAGCTGATGATCATAAACAGGAACGGCGCCAGCAGGGAGAAACGGATGGTGGTCAGCTTGGCGATGCCGCCCGAAGCCGCGATGCAGATCACCGTGCCAACCACATTGGCCAACGCCAAAAGCCAGACGATGGAATAGGTGATGTCGAGGTTGTTTTTCAGCATCGCCGGGCCGACCTCGATCTGCCCAGATCCCAGCAGCGCGATCGCGCCAATGAAAATCGCCATGGAGCCGGAGCCGGGAATACCGAACAGCAGCGTCGGTACCAGCCCTCCCCCCTCTTTGGCGTTGTTGGAACTTTCCGGACCGATAACGCCGCGCACCTCGCCCTTGCCGAAGTTGGACTTGTCCGGCGTCGTCTGCACCGCGTGGCCATAGGCGATCCAGTCAACGACCGACCCACCAAGGCCAGGGATCACGCCAACCACCACCCCGATAATTGAGCAGCGCACCGAGAGCCAGACATTGGCAAACCAGTCCTTGACCCCGTCCAGCCAGCCGCCACCCAGCTGGGGCTCTTGGCTGATCGCGCGGTCTTGGCGGAGCAACGCGATGATTTCGGGGATAGCGAAGATGCCAAGACCGACAATGACCAGCTTCAACCCGTCGGTGAGGTAGGGGAAGTCGTAAGAGGACATGCGCAGATCGCCCGAGGAGGCACCCTCCCCGATGGTGCCGATCAACATGCCCAGCCCCGCAGCCACCAGCCCCTTAATGGCGACGCGTCCCGCAAGGATGCCTACCATCGACAGACCAAAAAGCGTGATCATCAACAGCTCCGGTGTGCGGAATTCTAGGACGATTGGCCGTGCAACCAGAATGAACAGTGTTAGGAAACTCGCGCCGACCAACCCTCCAAAGAGCGACGATGCAAAGGCCGCCGATAGCGCACGGGCCGCTTGCCCACGTTTGGCCATCGGAAAGCCGTCTAGCACAGTTGCCTGTGACGCCGACGACCCCGGAATGCCCATCAGCACGGACGCAAATGTGTCCGAAGTCGGCACCACCGCGACCATGCCGATCATCAAAGCAAGACCAAGGATCGGGTCCATCCCGAACATGAAGGGAAGCAGCAGTGACAAGCCAGCAATGCCGCCCAGCCCGGGGAACACCCCGATGCAAAGCCCCATCAACACACCTAGCACCAGATACCCCAGCACGACAGGTTGCAGGATCAGGGCCCAAGCGTCGCCAAGTGCTGGCAGCGCGGTTGCAATAATATCCATGCCGGCGCGTCTCCCGCTTTGCTTGTATAAGCGCCCCGCCCGTCACAGACGGGGCGCTCAAAAAGCAAAGCTTACTTCAGCGAAACGCCGTACTTGTCCTGCAGCCAGTTCACGACGAAGGCCTTCGCCTCTTCTGGAACCTGAGTCGCGCTAGCCAAAGCGGTTTGCGCCTTATCGCCTGTCATCTGCGGGTACTTGCCCAAACGTGCGCCAGAAATCTCAGCGAAGTCCGCGCGCGCTTTCACGTCCTCAAACGCCTTGGTGTAGGTCACGATGGCATCGTTCGACGCCCCGTTTGGCAGGAACACCATTTTCTGCGCAGGGAAGCCTGCGACAAAGAAGGCCTTCCAAGCGTCCCATTTTTCGCCCGAGGTTTCACACCCTTCGGTCGCATCGCATACCTCCTTGAAGGTCGGGATGTCGGGGAATGTGGGGTCACGGACGATGTCGCCCGCTTCATCCAGCGAGCCCCAAGTCATCATCGGCACGGCAGTGCCTG is from uncultured Litoreibacter sp. and encodes:
- a CDS encoding 4-oxalomesaconate tautomerase, whose translation is MSQTAIPYLFMRGGTSRGPYLNRADLPGDLDTLAEVLLTIIGSGHPLNIDGIGGGAAVTTKVAMLSKSEDPWADIDYFFAQVSVEDRLVDFKPTCGNILSGVGPAAIEMGLIEAQDGETPVNIRAVNTGAKVAAIVQTPGGVVSYAGEAAIDGVPGTSAPVALQFMETVGGVTGAFLPTGNLVDVIDGIEVTCMDVAMPMVIATAASFGLTGYETAAELDDNRDFFARMEAVRLKAGVMMGIGDVSKSVTPKFGLVAPPTLGGTVAVRYFMPWKCHPTMAVTGAQCLASCVLTPGTVADVAIPNETPAHLVLEHASGTIDVVVDFANTTSGFEVRSAGLVRTARKIAAGEVFVPADVWHGN
- a CDS encoding D-2-hydroxyacid dehydrogenase family protein; protein product: MKVHILDDWFDTLRGLPCFEKLAAHEVTVWTDHEPDPALLAKRVVNAEALVLFRERTKIGVDLLSQLPNLKMISQRSVYPHIDVAACSDHGVLLCSNMHSDTPSYAAAEHTLALIFASYRQIPEQVASIRNGDWQAGVGRTLRGRTLGLYGYGRIAKAVAAYAKAIGMQVQWWSSDEGRARAEADGETVAPSRQAFFETSDIVSVHVRLKPATRGCITADDLAAMPSRALFVNTSRSGLVVEGALEAEIARNRIFAAVDVFEQEPLTDTSHPLLTHPNVLPTPHIGYVTEDEFDLQFSDIFDQVNAFAEGAPIHMINPDIRKKPT
- a CDS encoding tripartite tricarboxylate transporter permease, which codes for MDIIATALPALGDAWALILQPVVLGYLVLGVLMGLCIGVFPGLGGIAGLSLLLPFMFGMDPILGLALMIGMVAVVPTSDTFASVLMGIPGSSASQATVLDGFPMAKRGQAARALSAAFASSLFGGLVGASFLTLFILVARPIVLEFRTPELLMITLFGLSMVGILAGRVAIKGLVAAGLGMLIGTIGEGASSGDLRMSSYDFPYLTDGLKLVIVGLGIFAIPEIIALLRQDRAISQEPQLGGGWLDGVKDWFANVWLSVRCSIIGVVVGVIPGLGGSVVDWIAYGHAVQTTPDKSNFGKGEVRGVIGPESSNNAKEGGGLVPTLLFGIPGSGSMAIFIGAIALLGSGQIEVGPAMLKNNLDITYSIVWLLALANVVGTVICIAASGGIAKLTTIRFSLLAPFLFMIISFAAFQSGQNLMDLVALFAIGFLGILMRRFDWSRPAFLIGFVLSNPAETYANQALQIAQSRFRKGVEEGLDYIFSPIVIVLIVITVISVVLGLRQAKNIMAEGDVQSGSKRAPLVFLLCLTGYIGYAFYDAASIPSFSRDRTFPMFVAGGCLVGCLVLLIRMMLKPETDTIFADREKNGEDAEATHGLWPTLAWFAGLLILTSLLGFILALGLFLFAFLKTRAALGNLAAAIYTACGIVFMCVMAGLLNRDFPPGLLQEYADLPWPLG
- the tcuA gene encoding FAD-dependent tricarballylate dehydrogenase TcuA translates to MKRVIIAGSGNAALSAGIAALEQGASVLMLEKADEAMSGGNTKYTAGAMRFAYNSGDELMPLLKDPDDPRLPQTDFGSYTQEKFGADLLGFNDGRPLSEEQETLVSESYDTVKWLASHDVKFQPIYSRQSFEKDGRHVFWGGLTLASDDEGVGLFDQELAAFNRLGGEIRYRCAVTGLLHQNGTVKGVKTSLGETLETDAVILACGGFEASDSLRKKHIGPNWDKAKVRGTPHNTGDGLVMAQALGAQEYGLFSGCHATPMDLHMKDFGNLDLPAGERKKYRKICYFLGVMVNAKGERFVDEGINFRNYTYAQFGAAIMDQPEHFAWQIFDAKVFDLLYDEYTFQDAHFVEADTLPALIAKLEGVDQEAAAQTLDEFNKAVRSDIPFDPTVLDGKGTDGLALAKSNWAQKLDSPPFRAYPVTGGITFTYGGLKVGGDGAVMSSGGIPIPGLFACGELVGGVFYNGYPGGSGLTSGAVFGRRAGIGAAK
- a CDS encoding DUF6636 domain-containing protein; translation: MKWTTRCLLSFVGVTIAISSQASAEIWSIHTRSNNIHCTLGDQPGKTEMWCVLFRISGPPALPKPDDCSATWGHGYFISDRGSVEMTCMEKPTNDGWRGTSKFEKNKPTELGGVTCTATRSKLSCMNLDGHGFSLSRRSQSVF